From the Catalinimonas alkaloidigena genome, the window GATTAAAGTGGCCGCCACCACGCCCGAGGGACTGATTGGCGAGACGTACACCATCCGCTACCGGAAAGAAACCTTTGCCGAGCCGGTGGCGGTTGCTGCGCCGCAGCCGGGCTTGCAGGTGTCCTACTTTCCGGCCTACTTCCGCAACACAAAAGGGTTTGCCGATTCGACGGCGACGCAGGTCACCACTGCCCCTCAACTGGAGGTGCCGGCCCTGGTCACAGCACCGAGCTTCGGTCTGAAGTTCCGGGGCTACCTGGAGGTACCGGCCACCGGCATCTACAGTTTTTTCTTTACCTGCGACGACGGTGGCGTGTTGCGCATTGCCGACCGCGTGGTGGTCGACAACGACGGCCAGCACGGCCCGGTCGAAAAGAGCGGCCAGGTGGCGTTGAAAAAAGGCCGACATCCGTTTGCGGTCGATTTTCTGGAGGCCGGCGGGGGCTACACCCTCAAGCTGGAAGTGCAGCCGGAAGGTCAGGCCCCTCAGCCCGTACCGGCTTCCTGGTTTTCTCATTGATTTGTATATCCTTACTTCATTAGCATCACTTTGCGTTCTCTTATGATACTTCGATCCTCCGCCCCCGCGTGGGCACTTGCTTGTACGCTGCTTGCGGCGGCCTGTTCGTCGCCTCAGTCCACTGAACAAACGGGCCCCGTGGCCCCGCCGGCTCCGCTGTTGCCGGTGCCGTCCGAAGCCCAGCAGAACTGGCACGAGATGGAACTGAATGCGTTCATTCACTTCACGACCAACACCTTCACCGACAAAGAGTGGGGCTATGGCGACGAAGATCCGTCGATTTTCAACCCGACCGACATCGACGTGACGCAGTGGATCACGACACTGAAAGACGCGGGCTTCAAAGGCGTGATCCTGACGTGTAAACACCACGACGGGTTTGCCCTCTGGCCGAGTCAGTACACCGAGCACGACATCGCCAGCTCGCCCTTCCAGGGAGGCAACGGCGATCTGGTGAAAGCTGTATCGGAGGCGTGCCGTGCGCAGGGGCTTAAATTCGGGGTGTACCTCTCGCCCTGGGACCGGAACCGCGCCGACTACGGCCAACCGTCGTACGTGGAATACTACCGCAACCAGTTGCGCGAAATTTTTAACAACTACGGACCGGTTTTCGAAATGTGGTTCGACGGTGCCAACGGCGGCGACGGCTATTACGGCGGCGCGCGCGAGAAACGCAACATCGATCGCCAGACGTACTACGACTGGCCTACCACCATTCAATTGGTGCGCGACCTGCAACCCGAGCCGCAGGTGCTGTTCTTCAGCGATGCCGGTCCCGACATCCGGTGGGTCGGCAACGAACGGGGCGTCGCCGGCGAAACCAACTGGAACACCATTTCGAACGATACGCTCTACGCCGGTAAAGCGGGCGTGGAAGATCTGCTGGCAACCGGCTCGCCCGACGGGACGAAGTGGATTCCGGCCGAAGTGGACGTGTCGATCCGTCCGGGATGGTTCTACCACGCTTCGGAAGACGGGAAAGTCAAAACACCGCAGCAGCTGTTCGACATCTACCTGAGTTCCGTCGGGCGGGGTTCCAACCTGCTGTTGAACGTACCTCCCGACCGCCGGGGGCGCATCCACGAAAACGACGTGGCGGCACTGAAAGGGTGGCGGAAACTGCTGGACTCTACATTTGCCACCAACCTGGCCGAAGGCGCCGAGATTACGGCCGACGCCTACCGGGGGCAGGCCGACGCGTATGCGGCAGGGCAGGTGCTGGACGACGATCCGGAAACGTACTGGGCCACCGACGACAGCGTCACGACCGGTGCCCTGACCATTACGTTGCCCAACGCTGCGCCGCTCCACTACCTGGAGTTGCAGGAATACATTCCGCTCGGCCAGCGCGTGGCGTCGTTTGCCGTAGAAGCGTGGCAAGAGGGCGCATGGCAGCCCGTGGCGGAAGCTAGCACCATCGGCTACAAGCGGATTCTACCGCTGGGCGGCATCACGACCGACAAGTTGCGCGTCACGATCCGCGAAGCACAAGCCTGTCCGACCGTTTCTCACTTGGCGATTTACTAACAACAATGCGATTTTTTCAGTATGCCCTAACGCTGGCGCTGGTCGGTGGGCTGGGATTCGGCTCGACGACGCTCCACGCACAGAAACGCGCGAAACATACCTTTCAGATCGAAAAGGGCGCGTTTCTCTATGACCAGAAGCCCATTCAGATTCATTCGGGCGAGATGCACTACGCCCGCATTCCCAAGCCGTACTGGCACCATCGCCTCCGCATGTTGAAGGCCATGGGGCTGAATACCGTGGCGACCTATGTGTTCTGGAATTACCACAACACCGCCCCCGGCGTGTGGGATTTCACAACCGGCAACCGCGATCTGGCCGGCTTCATCAAAGCCGCGCAAGACGAAGGCTTGTTCGTGATCCTGCGGCCCGGGCCGTACGCCTGCGCGGAGTGGGAGTTCGGCGGCTATCCGTGGTGGTTGCAGAAAAACGAGGAGATCGTGATGCGGGCCAACAGCCCGGCCTTCCTCGACTCGTGCCGGGTGTACATTCAGCACCTGGCCGACGAAGTAAAGTCGTTGCAGGTAAGCGAGGGCGGTCCCATCATCATGGTGCAGGTCGAAAACGAGTTTGGGTCGTACGTCGCCCAACGCAAGGACGTTCCGATGGCCGAACATCGGGCCTATTACCGGGCCATCAAAACGATGCTGGACGAAGCTGGATTTCGGGGACCGTTTTTCACGTCTGACGGATCTTGGCTGTTCGAAGGCGGTGCGATGGAAGGCGTGCTGCCCACGGCCAACGGCGAGGGCAACGTGGCGAACCTGAAAAAAGCGGTCGATGCCTACCACGGCGGCGAAGGGCCCTACATGGTGGCGGAATTTTATCCCGGCTGGCTCGACCACTGGGGCGAACCTTTTGTGCAGGTGGGCGCGGAGCAGATTGCGCAGCAAACGGAAACGTACCTGAAAAACGGCGTGAGCTTCAACCTCTACATGGCCCACGGCGGCACCAATTTCGGGTTTACGTCCGGCGCCAACTACAACGACGAGCACGACATTCAGCCCGACATCACCAGCTACGACTACGACGCGCCGGTCAGCGAAGCGGGTTGGGTTACGCCGAAGTACGAGGCCATTCGCCAACAGATGCTGCAGCATGCCGGATACAAAATTCCCGACGTGCCGGCCCGCCTGCCGGTAATGACCGTACCCGACATTGCCCTGACGCAACGCACACCGTTTTTCGACCTGAAAGCGTCTGTAACGCCGGTCACCAGCGAGAACCCGCTTTCGTTCGAGGCGCTGAACCAGGGGATGGGCTACGTACTGTACCGTCGCCGGTTCACGCAACCCATTCAGGGAACGTTGCACGTGGACGGACTGCGCGATTTCGCGACGGTGTACGTCAACGGAAAGAAAGTCGGCGTGCTGAACCGCGTGCAGAACCAGTATACACTCGACGTAGCTATTCCTTTCAACGGTACGCTCGAACTGCTGGTGGAAAACCTGGGCCGCATCAACTACGGCGCGCAGATTACCGAAAACCGCAAGGGTATCATCGCCCCGGTGCGTATCAACGACTACGAGATTACGGGCGGCTGGGAGATGTACGGATTCCCCTTCGCGTCCGTGCCGACGCTGGCCAAGCCCACGCAGGAGCCGAAATCGGGCGCCCCCGTGCTGTACACCGGCACGTTCGAGGCTTCTGAAACCAGCGATACGTTTCTCGACATGCGGGGCTGGGGCAAGGGCATTGTATTTGTGAACGGCCACCACCTAGGGCGTTACTGGGGCATCGGTCCGCAGCAGACGTTGTACTTGCCCGGGTGCTGGCTGAAGAAAGGCCGCAACGAAGTGGTCATCTTCGAGCAACTCAACGAGACCCCGCAGTCCGTGTTAAAAACTACCGCCCAGCCGATTCTGACCGACTTACGTCTGACGACTGAATAACGTAACGGCAGCTCACTCGCTCCGCAGGCTCTCGACCGGATTGGCATGGGCCGCGCGGAGCGAGTGGTAGCTGACGGTCAGCGCGGCAATGAGCAGCGCGGCGCCGCCCACCAGCAGAAAGGGCACGGCACTCAGGCGGGTGCGGTACGCGAAGTCGGCGAGCCACTGTTGCGCCAGCCAGTAGGCCAGCGGAGCAGCCACCAGGCTGGCGATGCCCACAAGTTTCAGAAAATCTTTCCCCAGCATCACGACCAGTTCGGGCACCGAAGCGCCCAGCACCTTCCGTACCCCGATCTCTTTCGTGCGTTGCGCCGCCAGGAACGACGCCAGCCCGAACATGCCCAGGGCAGCTACAAACAGGGTCAGCAGCGTGGCGTAGAGCAACGTCTGTCCGAAGCGCTCCTGTTCGCCGTAGAGGGCCGCGAAATCATCATCCAGAAACGAGTACCGCATGGGATGGGCGGGCTCGATCTGCCGCCAGAACCCCTCAACCGAGGCAAGGGTGGTCCGCAGATCCTGCGCCGCTACTTTCATGACGACCTGATACTGCCAGGGTTTGGCGCTGAACACCAGCGGCTGAATTTTGCGGTCCAGCCCCCGGTAATGGAAATCTTTCACC encodes:
- a CDS encoding glycoside hydrolase family 35 protein translates to MRFFQYALTLALVGGLGFGSTTLHAQKRAKHTFQIEKGAFLYDQKPIQIHSGEMHYARIPKPYWHHRLRMLKAMGLNTVATYVFWNYHNTAPGVWDFTTGNRDLAGFIKAAQDEGLFVILRPGPYACAEWEFGGYPWWLQKNEEIVMRANSPAFLDSCRVYIQHLADEVKSLQVSEGGPIIMVQVENEFGSYVAQRKDVPMAEHRAYYRAIKTMLDEAGFRGPFFTSDGSWLFEGGAMEGVLPTANGEGNVANLKKAVDAYHGGEGPYMVAEFYPGWLDHWGEPFVQVGAEQIAQQTETYLKNGVSFNLYMAHGGTNFGFTSGANYNDEHDIQPDITSYDYDAPVSEAGWVTPKYEAIRQQMLQHAGYKIPDVPARLPVMTVPDIALTQRTPFFDLKASVTPVTSENPLSFEALNQGMGYVLYRRRFTQPIQGTLHVDGLRDFATVYVNGKKVGVLNRVQNQYTLDVAIPFNGTLELLVENLGRINYGAQITENRKGIIAPVRINDYEITGGWEMYGFPFASVPTLAKPTQEPKSGAPVLYTGTFEASETSDTFLDMRGWGKGIVFVNGHHLGRYWGIGPQQTLYLPGCWLKKGRNEVVIFEQLNETPQSVLKTTAQPILTDLRLTTE
- a CDS encoding alpha-L-fucosidase → MILRSSAPAWALACTLLAAACSSPQSTEQTGPVAPPAPLLPVPSEAQQNWHEMELNAFIHFTTNTFTDKEWGYGDEDPSIFNPTDIDVTQWITTLKDAGFKGVILTCKHHDGFALWPSQYTEHDIASSPFQGGNGDLVKAVSEACRAQGLKFGVYLSPWDRNRADYGQPSYVEYYRNQLREIFNNYGPVFEMWFDGANGGDGYYGGAREKRNIDRQTYYDWPTTIQLVRDLQPEPQVLFFSDAGPDIRWVGNERGVAGETNWNTISNDTLYAGKAGVEDLLATGSPDGTKWIPAEVDVSIRPGWFYHASEDGKVKTPQQLFDIYLSSVGRGSNLLLNVPPDRRGRIHENDVAALKGWRKLLDSTFATNLAEGAEITADAYRGQADAYAAGQVLDDDPETYWATDDSVTTGALTITLPNAAPLHYLELQEYIPLGQRVASFAVEAWQEGAWQPVAEASTIGYKRILPLGGITTDKLRVTIREAQACPTVSHLAIY